The proteins below come from a single Aegilops tauschii subsp. strangulata cultivar AL8/78 chromosome 6, Aet v6.0, whole genome shotgun sequence genomic window:
- the LOC109735745 gene encoding uncharacterized protein, producing the protein MAGSSDYRPFNLAARVVGKRRRLILPAKLKSAIPAIALVLSAVTIIGVIIQHHRSITYFLRPLWDTPPKPFTVIPHYYAPNTSMTELCALHGWRARASPRRIFDAVLFNNELDILEIRYRELLPYVHKLVILEANATFTGIPKPLSFAENLERFAFARSKIVYDRLPIATPGSSPGRRREEPFDVEAGHRRALNALLRRSGVAGGDVVIMADADEIPSPETVQLLRWCEGVPPVMHLQLENYVYSFEFPVDRGSWRATAHVFSERTAYQHSRQSDLMLADAGWHCSFCFREIGEFAFKMKAYSHADRVRRQSFLDPERIQRVVCAGDDLFDMLPEEYTFRDLFKKMGPIPRSASAMHLPSYLIKNAHRFRFLLPGGCMRSG; encoded by the coding sequence atggcCGGAAGCTCGGATTATCGGCCTTTTAACCTGGCAGCAAGAGTCGTAGGAAAGAGACGACGACTCATACTACCTGCCAAGTTGAAGTCGGCGATACCCGCCATTGCTCTTGTTCTGTCTGCGGTGACCATTATTGGTGTCATAATCCAGCACCACCGGAGCATCACCTACTTCCTGCGGCCGCTGTGGGACACTCCGCCCAAGCCCTTCACCGTCATCCCGCACTACTACGCCCCCAACACCTCCATGACGGAGCTGTGCGCGCTCCACGGCTGGCGCGCCCGCGCCTCCCCTCGCCGCATCTTCGACGCCGTCCTCTTCAACAACGAGCTGGACATCCTGGAGATCCGGTACCGCGAGCTGCTCCCCTACGTCCACAAGCTGGTCATCCTGGAGGCCAACGCCACCTTCACCGGCATCCCCAAGCCGCTCTCCTTCGCCGAGAACCTGGAGCGCTTCGCGTTCGCGAGGTCCAAGATCGTCTACGACAGGCTCCCCATCGCCACACCGGGGTCATCGCCAGGTCGCCGCCGGGAAGAGCCGTTCGACGTGGAGGCCGGGCACCGGCGCGCGCTGAACGCGCTGCTGCGGCGGTCGGGCGTCGCGGGCGGGGACGTGGTGATCATGGCGGACGCGGACGAGATCCCGAGCCCGGAGACGGTGCAGCTGCTGCGGTGGTGCGAGGGGGTGCCGCCGGTGATGCACCTGCAGCTGGAGAACTACGTCTACTCCTTCGAGTTCCCCGTGGACCGCGGCAGCTGGAGGGCGACGGCGCACGTCTTCAGCGAGCGCACGGCGTACCAGCACTCCCGGCAGAGCGACCTGATGCTGGCGGACGCCGGGTGGCACTGCAGCTTCTGCTTCAGGGAGATCGGCGAGTTCGCGTTCAAGATGAAGGCGTACAGCCACGCTGACCGGGTGAGGCGGCAGAGCTTCCTCGACCCGGAGAGGATCCAGCGGGTCGTCTGCGCCGGCGACGACCTGTTCGACATGCTCCCCGAGGAGTACACCTTCAGGGATCTCTTCAAGAAGATGGGGCCAATACCCAGATCGGCGTCGGCCATGCATCTGCCTTCCTATTTGATCAAGAACGCACACAGGTTCAGGTTCTTGCTTCCTGGTGGATGCATGAGATCAGGTTAA